One genomic segment of Laspinema palackyanum D2c includes these proteins:
- a CDS encoding 16S rRNA (cytosine(967)-C(5))-methyltransferase: MSNPRQIAFLALRDVHRRGVFADIALDKWLQKAKQQEESALIPSDRRLATELVYGCVRRMRTLDAIIDQLAKKKSANQPDDLRIILHLGLYQLRYLSTIPASAAVNTTVELTKDNKFKGLAGFVNGLLRQYIRLAEAENTDPLVLPDDEISRLAILHSFPDWIVANWCDRLGIAETEKLCTWFNQSPTLDLRINPLKTTLEEVETAFQSAGVQVARLPHLPQALRLCSGAGAIENLPGYQAGWWTIQDSSAQLVGSLLEPKPGQVAIDACAAPGGKTTHLAEMMEDTGTIWACDKAPSRLKKVTENADRLQLHSIQTLSGDSRNFTQFHQTADWVLLDAPCSGLGTLHRRADARWRQTPENIQELSQLQGELLAETANWVKPGGHLVYATCTIHPKENEEVIQGFLASHPTWEIDPPTTDSPAAHFAKPEGWITVWPHHHDMDGFFMVRLRKQQTA; this comes from the coding sequence ATGTCTAATCCGCGCCAAATTGCCTTTTTAGCCCTCCGCGATGTCCATCGTCGGGGCGTTTTTGCCGATATTGCCCTGGATAAATGGCTGCAAAAAGCCAAACAGCAGGAAGAGTCTGCTCTTATCCCCAGCGATCGCAGATTAGCCACGGAATTAGTCTATGGTTGTGTGCGGAGAATGCGAACCCTTGATGCTATCATCGACCAACTGGCTAAAAAGAAATCCGCCAATCAACCCGATGACCTTCGCATCATTCTCCATCTGGGATTATATCAACTGCGGTATCTTTCCACCATTCCTGCCTCTGCCGCTGTCAATACCACAGTGGAATTAACCAAAGACAATAAATTTAAAGGACTTGCCGGGTTTGTTAATGGATTATTGCGCCAATATATTCGATTAGCCGAAGCGGAAAATACGGACCCTTTAGTGCTTCCCGATGATGAGATATCCCGATTAGCAATATTGCATAGTTTCCCCGATTGGATTGTTGCCAATTGGTGCGATCGCCTGGGAATTGCAGAAACCGAAAAACTCTGTACCTGGTTCAACCAATCCCCGACCCTAGATTTACGCATCAATCCCTTAAAAACCACCCTAGAAGAAGTTGAAACCGCCTTTCAATCTGCTGGAGTTCAAGTTGCCAGATTGCCCCATTTACCCCAAGCATTGCGCTTATGTAGTGGTGCCGGTGCCATTGAAAACTTACCCGGATATCAAGCAGGATGGTGGACAATCCAAGACAGTAGCGCCCAATTAGTCGGGTCCTTACTGGAACCGAAACCGGGACAAGTGGCGATCGATGCCTGTGCCGCCCCAGGAGGAAAAACCACCCATCTTGCAGAGATGATGGAAGATACCGGCACAATTTGGGCTTGTGATAAAGCCCCTTCCCGACTCAAAAAAGTCACAGAAAATGCCGATCGCCTCCAACTTCACTCCATTCAAACCCTCAGTGGAGATAGTCGCAACTTCACCCAATTTCATCAAACTGCTGATTGGGTCCTTTTAGACGCCCCTTGTTCCGGACTGGGAACCCTTCATCGTCGTGCCGATGCCCGTTGGCGTCAAACCCCAGAAAATATCCAGGAACTGTCCCAACTCCAGGGGGAATTGCTTGCAGAAACTGCAAACTGGGTGAAACCTGGGGGTCACCTCGTCTATGCTACCTGTACGATTCATCCCAAAGAAAATGAAGAGGTGATTCAAGGATTCCTCGCCAGTCATCCCACTTGGGAAATAGACCCCCCCACCACTGACTCCCCTGCGGCACACTTTGCCAAACCCGAAGGCTGGATCACGGTTTGGCCCCACCATCATGATATGGATGGATTTTTCATGGTGAGATTGAGGAAACAGCAGACAGCGTAA
- the psb35 gene encoding photosystem II assembly protein Psb35 yields MNILMEVSAAAGASANNFPVSFTLVYVVGFIAAVTLGSVAWYNSKRPPGWEDKDRPDVVPKVDK; encoded by the coding sequence ATGAATATATTGATGGAAGTCTCTGCGGCTGCAGGGGCAAGTGCTAACAATTTTCCTGTAAGTTTTACCTTAGTCTACGTCGTAGGCTTTATTGCGGCAGTGACCCTGGGTTCTGTTGCCTGGTATAACTCCAAGCGTCCCCCCGGCTGGGAAGATAAAGATCGTCCGGATGTGGTCCCCAAGGTTGATAAGTAA